Proteins encoded by one window of Bubalus bubalis isolate 160015118507 breed Murrah chromosome 4, NDDB_SH_1, whole genome shotgun sequence:
- the MSS51 gene encoding putative protein MSS51 homolog, mitochondrial, with product MAPRSRRRRHKKSPSSVAPVVETPPTGVAPVPLILTKPGPSIDKLGFSSLEDNVPGLSQLILQKLNMKSYEEYKLVLDGGTPVSGFGYRSLEEMFQKMEDTFRFCAYCKALPSGLSDSKVLRHCKRCRNVYYCGPECQKSDWPTHRKVCQELRLVAVDRLMEWLLVTGDFVLPSGPWSWLTEVVQGWDTWFSMRRLQLDDTMDAVLDSQAMTTLWASVRRPRPDPDVLKGSLKRLLTDVLSRPLTLGFGLRALGINVGKVGGSTVHVVGASHAETFLTRPGDYDELGYMFPGHHGLHVIMVGVDVAAGFSQSTSASLLEPGTVQLSGHRGLYHDFWEEQIETGQIAHPDLVVAFHPGFHASPDLMEAWLPTLLLLRDYEIPTMITVYSHQELAASLQILVDLDTHITAYGANPFASLKPEQVYSNPNKQPVYCSAYYIMLLGSSCQLDKRQLEEKVNDRV from the exons ATGGCTCCACGGTCCCGTCGACGAAGGCACAAGAAATCCCCCTCATCAGTGGCTCCTGTGGTTGAGACCCCACCTACAGGTGTGGCTCCTGTGCCTCTGATCCTCACTAAACCTGGCCCTAGCATTGATAAACTTGGCTTCTCCTCCTTGGAGGATAATGTTCCTGGCCTATCCCAGCTGATCCTTCAAAAACTGAACATGAAAAGCTACGAAGAATACAA GTTGGTGCTAGACGGGGGTACTCCAGTGTCAGGCTTTGGATATCGATCCCTTGAAGAAATGTTCCAGAAGATGGAGGACACATTCCGATTCTGTGCTTACTGTAAAGCACTCCCTAGTGGCCTTTCAGACTCCAAGGTCCTCCGGCATTGcaaaag GTGCAGAAATGTCTATTACTGTGGTCCAGAGTGCCAGAAGTCAGACTGGCCAACACACAGGAAGGTTTGTCAAGAACTGCGTCTTGTAGCTGTGGACCGTCTCATGGAATGGCTTCTGGTCACAG GTGATTTTGTCCTACCCTCAGGACCTTGGTCATGGCTGACTGAAGTTGTACAGGGTTGGGACACCTGGTTTTCTATGCGACGTTTACAGCTAGATGATACAATGGATGCTGTGCTTGACAGTCAGGCCATGACCACCCTGTGGGCCAGTGTAAGACGGCCAAGACCAGATCCAGATGTCCTGAAGGGCTCTTTGAAGCGGTTGCTGACAGATGTCTTGTCTCGGCCCTTGACACTGGGCTTTGGGCTTCGGGCCTTGGGAATAAATGTTGGGAAGGTTGGGGGAAGCACAGTGCACGTGGTTGGTGCTTCTCATGCAGAGACATTCCTCACTCGCCCTGGGGACTATGATGAGCTTGGCTACATGTTTCCTGGACACCATGGCCTCCATGTAATCATGGTGGGTGTAGATGTGGCTGCTGGCTTTTCACAGAGCACCTCAGCTTCACTCCTGGAACCTGGCACAGTACAGCTTAGTGGCCATAGGGGCCTCTATCATGACTTCTGGGAGGAGCAGATAGAGACTGGGCAGATAGCCCATCCAGATTTGGTGGTGGCATTCCATCCAG GTTTCCATGCTTCCCCGGACTTGATGGAGGCTTGGCTGCCCACCCTGTTGCTACTTCGTGATTATGAGATCCCTACAATGATTACTGTTTACAG CCATCAGGAGTTGGCAGCCTCGTTGCAGATTTTGGTGGACCTGGATACACACATCACAGCCTATGGAGCTAACCCTTTTGCGTCCCTTAAACCTGAACAGGTCTACTCCAACCCCAACAAGCAGCCAGTTTACTGCAGTGCCTACTATATCATGCTTCTTGGAAGCTCCTGCCAGCTGGATAAGAGGCAATTGGAAGAGAAAGTAAATGACAGGGTATAA